A single Dermacentor variabilis isolate Ectoservices chromosome 9, ASM5094787v1, whole genome shotgun sequence DNA region contains:
- the LOC142558185 gene encoding uncharacterized protein LOC142558185, with protein sequence MPLPRREKTAYNDIRQPATDEVPHIPRLPQGPVCIKQSVKKYRDRVMPDWFQKVTEEADKCQKLKMGRARYAKDDGGPSAGPKEKSKDSVKSDSQDESLPAPKGRKSSRSKRKPKADKEAMENEVEESK encoded by the exons ATGCCCCTCCCGCGGCGCGAAAAGACAGCGTACAACGACATCCGGCAGCCCGCCACAGACGAGGTGCCGCACATCCCGAGACTGCCGCAGGGCCCGGTGTGCATCAAGCAGTCCGTCAAGAAGTACAGAGACCGCGTGATGCCCGATTGGTTCCAAAAG GTCACGGAGGAAGCTGACAAGTGCCAGAAGCTCAAGATGGGGCGGGCTCGCTACGCCAAGGACGACGGGGGCCCGTCGGCAGGACCCAAGGAAAAATCAAAGGACAGT GTAAAATCTGATAGCCAAGACGAATCGTTGCCAGCACCAAAGGGAAGAAAATCCTCGAGAAGCAAAAGGAAACCGAAAGCTGACAAAGAGGCGATGGAGAACGAGGTAGAAGAAAGCAAGTGA